The following coding sequences lie in one Paenibacillus durus ATCC 35681 genomic window:
- a CDS encoding YutD family protein — protein sequence MIIIGGKSYELMVNHKEGWNPESFRGRYSEVLDRYDYIVGDWGYNQLRLKGFYRDNHPKVNRDTAICGLVDYINEYCNFGCAYFVLRKLKDTPKDPNAKDILIKEPGEAPKEVFVKEAASQETSVKKEAIPQLSSRKFQAETAVSREQPVKEFTPKERPFKERSRDNRNKEYQGKKSGSREFQAREAQGLENQGRENQARGNQNRDYQNREAKARDTRQKPPQGPAGQQ from the coding sequence TTGATCATTATAGGCGGCAAAAGCTATGAGCTCATGGTGAATCATAAAGAAGGCTGGAATCCGGAAAGCTTCCGTGGAAGGTACAGCGAGGTGCTTGACCGCTACGACTATATTGTCGGCGATTGGGGCTACAACCAACTGCGTTTGAAAGGATTTTACCGGGATAATCATCCAAAAGTGAACCGGGACACGGCGATTTGCGGATTGGTCGATTATATCAATGAATATTGCAATTTCGGCTGTGCCTATTTCGTCCTCCGCAAGCTGAAGGATACTCCGAAGGACCCGAATGCCAAGGATATTCTGATCAAGGAGCCGGGCGAGGCTCCGAAGGAAGTCTTTGTCAAGGAGGCCGCTTCCCAGGAGACTTCCGTCAAGAAGGAAGCCATTCCGCAATTATCCTCCAGGAAGTTCCAGGCGGAGACGGCGGTTTCCCGAGAGCAGCCGGTTAAAGAATTTACTCCCAAGGAGAGACCGTTCAAGGAACGCAGCAGAGATAACAGGAACAAGGAATATCAGGGCAAAAAAAGCGGATCGCGTGAGTTTCAGGCGCGCGAAGCTCAGGGCTTGGAGAATCAGGGCCGGGAAAATCAGGCGCGGGGGAACCAAAACAGGGATTACCAGAACCGGGAAGCCAAAGCCAGGGACACTCGGCAGAAGCCGCCCCAAGGTCCTGCGGGCCAGCAATAA
- the lipA gene encoding lipoyl synthase, producing the protein MTRKEIAKQPKPDWIRIKLTTGENYQDIKGMMRSKTLHTVCEEARCPNIYECWANRTATFMILGDICTRACRFCAVNTGMPTELDLQEPERVAEAAEGMNLRHCVVTSVARDDLKDGGAKIFAETVAAIRRRLPLCSVEVLIPDFLGDQGSLQIVMDSNPDILNHNIETVERMSDRVRAKARYRRSLELLRRAKEMKPNIPTKSSIMLGVGEEWDEILQAMDDLREADCDILTMGQYLQPSPQHLDVVKYYTPEEFVRLKEEGLKRGFSHVESGPLVRSSYHAHEQVESAAKTREDRMAAN; encoded by the coding sequence ATGACTAGAAAAGAAATTGCCAAACAACCCAAGCCGGATTGGATTCGGATTAAGCTGACGACCGGCGAGAATTATCAGGATATTAAAGGAATGATGCGTTCCAAAACTTTACATACCGTCTGCGAAGAGGCGCGCTGCCCGAACATTTACGAATGTTGGGCGAACCGTACCGCTACTTTTATGATCCTGGGCGATATTTGCACCCGTGCCTGCCGCTTCTGTGCGGTTAACACCGGGATGCCTACCGAACTGGATCTTCAGGAGCCGGAACGGGTGGCCGAAGCTGCGGAAGGCATGAATCTGCGGCACTGTGTCGTAACGAGTGTGGCACGCGACGATTTGAAGGACGGCGGAGCGAAGATTTTTGCCGAGACGGTAGCCGCGATCCGCAGACGCCTGCCGCTGTGCAGCGTGGAGGTGCTCATTCCCGATTTCCTCGGCGACCAGGGCAGTCTCCAGATTGTAATGGACAGCAATCCCGACATTCTGAATCATAATATCGAGACCGTCGAGCGCATGTCCGACCGGGTGCGGGCTAAGGCGAGGTACCGCCGCTCCCTGGAGCTATTGCGCCGGGCTAAGGAAATGAAGCCGAACATTCCGACCAAGTCCAGTATTATGCTGGGCGTTGGCGAGGAATGGGATGAGATTTTGCAGGCGATGGACGACTTGCGGGAGGCGGACTGCGATATCCTCACGATGGGCCAATATCTGCAGCCTTCTCCGCAGCATCTGGACGTCGTTAAATACTATACGCCGGAGGAGTTTGTACGGCTGAAGGAAGAGGGATTGAAGCGGGGCTTCAGCCACGTGGAGTCTGGGCCGCTCGTGCGCAGCTCTTATCATGCGCATGAGCAGGTCGAATCGGCCGCGAAGACCCGCGAGGATCGCATGGCGGCAAACTGA
- a CDS encoding M23 family metallopeptidase has protein sequence MPLWSVNTRRALLSLSAAALLWGSLDNPAANAGLADPTNTKTTAAPKKKDKAAGRPQAAKSGSPAAGSRNNLRSVGAGNVFAVRQALYDQMSTVTGIPWFRFAAIDQYERTLTKKSKDGSSAPERLTGIHIPAPLWCGPLNPNQEDTSPATITFFGGIGRDGSGDGKADPENDLDALYTMARHLMKYGLSASDFGIGVWEYYHNPRASQRIAQFAKLYDHFGRLDLSGSAFPLPLGSTYSYNSTWGSGRSWGGARIHEGTDLFTPHGVTVRSTCYGIIETKGWNRFGGWRIGIRDIENRYHYYAHLSGFDKSLSAGDIVIPGQQLGWAGSSGYGKPGTQGKFPPHLHYGIYKDRGLTEWAFDPYPLLKQWENAERKALHKNKKGSFGKS, from the coding sequence GTGCCGTTATGGAGCGTAAATACGAGACGGGCACTGCTGTCTCTGTCTGCGGCGGCCCTGCTGTGGGGAAGCCTTGACAATCCGGCGGCGAATGCCGGGCTTGCCGACCCCACGAATACGAAGACCACAGCTGCCCCGAAAAAAAAAGATAAGGCGGCGGGTAGACCGCAAGCCGCTAAAAGCGGCAGTCCTGCTGCCGGTTCACGGAACAACCTCCGTTCTGTCGGCGCCGGAAACGTCTTTGCCGTCCGCCAGGCGCTATACGATCAAATGAGCACGGTCACAGGCATTCCTTGGTTCCGTTTTGCCGCCATTGACCAATATGAGCGAACCCTTACCAAAAAAAGCAAAGACGGGAGCAGCGCGCCTGAGCGCCTCACCGGAATTCATATCCCGGCGCCGCTATGGTGCGGACCGCTGAATCCCAACCAGGAGGATACTTCCCCGGCTACGATCACCTTCTTTGGCGGCATTGGCCGCGACGGCTCAGGAGACGGCAAAGCCGATCCGGAGAACGATCTTGACGCGCTGTACACGATGGCCCGCCACCTGATGAAATACGGCCTTTCCGCCAGCGACTTCGGCATTGGCGTCTGGGAGTATTACCATAACCCCCGCGCCTCCCAGCGCATCGCCCAATTCGCAAAGCTGTACGATCATTTCGGCCGCCTGGATTTATCGGGCAGCGCCTTTCCGCTCCCGCTCGGCAGCACCTATTCCTACAACAGCACCTGGGGAAGCGGAAGAAGCTGGGGCGGCGCGCGGATACATGAAGGCACCGACCTGTTCACTCCCCACGGCGTTACTGTGCGAAGCACCTGCTACGGCATTATAGAGACCAAGGGCTGGAACCGATTTGGCGGCTGGCGGATCGGCATCCGCGACATCGAGAATCGCTACCATTATTATGCCCACCTGTCCGGCTTCGATAAATCGCTGTCCGCCGGCGATATCGTCATTCCCGGACAGCAGCTCGGCTGGGCCGGCAGCTCCGGGTACGGCAAGCCGGGCACTCAGGGGAAATTCCCGCCGCATCTGCATTACGGTATATATAAAGACCGCGGGCTCACAGAATGGGCCTTTGATCCTTATCCGCTGCTGAAGCAGTGGGAGAATGCCGAACGGAAGGCGCTGCATAAGAACAAAAAGGGCAGCTTTGGTAAGTCATGA
- a CDS encoding sigma-54-dependent Fis family transcriptional regulator, producing MISYPNTVRSWDAFEAHGEIPEGIRPVILASWRRCRMAGVNPQQGTGVQVSKEELARRLEEKSLLISVAKPIMNSIYQVIKDTVYAIVLTDQDGVLLSTLLNKEIEPECAKVNFIEGAKWDELSVGTNAVGTALAIDMPLQVLGGEHYCESHHAWTCSAAPIHDSSGRVIGCLDLSGKAEDVHPHTFGIAVSAVSSIEEQLNVLETNQLMNAVFQSMQDGLLVIDTDYRIRQFNERLASIFMLGMDEVRRLDIKELLQDVDLDGVFRNKRRISYADCTLTVNGKKIDCMANIFPYSFGDRVIGASLTIREARQVRREVNQLAGFKANYRFEDIVTHNPYMREQIDFARKIARTNCTVLIEGESGTGKELFAQSIHNASSRADGPFIAINCAALPRELVESELFGYEKGSFTGALREGNPGKFELANSGTLFLDEIGELSLEIQAKLLRVLDNHKVRRIGGKHERELNVRVIAATNRDLLEEISQKAYRSDLYYRLNVINLKLLPLRERTEDLAPLAQLFLRKCNRDNPGPAKRFDSAFLERLQDRQWRGNARELQNAVQRAYYLCGSDCISESDAVQIPSGQKESGLPDPRPTLAHASAPADPCIVKSMQQSEIESIRRALAASGGNVVGAARMLNIGKSTLYRKLAEYGIGRDES from the coding sequence ATGATCAGTTATCCGAATACGGTGAGAAGCTGGGATGCTTTTGAAGCACATGGGGAGATTCCAGAAGGAATACGGCCTGTTATACTCGCTTCATGGAGGAGATGCCGGATGGCCGGGGTTAACCCTCAGCAGGGAACAGGAGTGCAGGTATCCAAGGAGGAGCTGGCGCGGCGGCTGGAAGAGAAGAGCCTGCTCATTTCCGTAGCCAAACCGATTATGAACAGCATCTATCAGGTGATCAAGGATACCGTTTACGCCATCGTTCTGACCGACCAGGACGGAGTGCTGCTCAGCACCCTGCTTAACAAGGAGATTGAGCCGGAGTGCGCGAAGGTGAATTTTATCGAGGGGGCAAAATGGGATGAGCTCAGCGTCGGCACCAACGCCGTCGGAACCGCGTTGGCCATCGACATGCCCTTGCAGGTGCTCGGGGGCGAGCATTACTGCGAATCGCATCACGCGTGGACCTGCTCGGCAGCCCCTATTCATGATAGCTCCGGGAGAGTGATCGGATGTCTGGATCTGTCGGGCAAAGCGGAGGATGTGCATCCCCACACCTTCGGCATCGCCGTATCGGCCGTAAGCAGCATCGAAGAACAGCTTAACGTACTGGAGACGAACCAGCTGATGAATGCCGTATTTCAGTCGATGCAGGACGGACTGCTGGTCATTGATACGGATTACCGAATCAGGCAGTTTAATGAACGGCTGGCCTCCATTTTTATGCTGGGGATGGATGAGGTTCGGAGGCTGGATATTAAGGAACTGCTGCAGGATGTCGATCTGGACGGCGTGTTCCGGAACAAGCGGCGCATCAGTTATGCGGATTGCACGCTTACAGTAAATGGAAAAAAGATCGATTGCATGGCCAATATCTTTCCATACTCCTTTGGCGATCGGGTCATCGGGGCGTCGCTTACGATCCGGGAAGCCAGGCAGGTGCGCAGAGAGGTCAATCAGCTTGCCGGCTTCAAGGCGAACTACCGGTTTGAGGATATCGTAACCCATAATCCTTATATGCGGGAACAGATCGATTTTGCAAGGAAAATCGCCCGAACGAACTGCACGGTTCTGATCGAAGGAGAGAGCGGCACCGGCAAGGAACTGTTTGCCCAGTCCATTCATAACGCCAGCTCGCGCGCGGACGGACCGTTTATCGCTATTAATTGCGCGGCGCTTCCGAGAGAATTGGTAGAAAGTGAACTGTTCGGGTATGAAAAAGGCTCTTTTACCGGTGCCCTGCGTGAAGGCAATCCCGGAAAGTTCGAGCTGGCGAATAGCGGAACCCTATTTCTAGACGAAATCGGGGAATTGTCGCTGGAGATTCAAGCCAAACTGCTGCGGGTGCTCGATAACCACAAGGTCCGGCGGATCGGCGGCAAGCATGAACGCGAGCTTAACGTCAGGGTCATTGCGGCCACCAACCGCGATCTGCTGGAGGAAATTTCGCAGAAGGCTTACCGCAGCGATTTGTATTACCGGCTCAATGTCATTAACCTCAAGCTGCTGCCGCTGCGGGAGCGTACCGAGGATCTCGCGCCGCTCGCCCAGCTCTTCCTGCGCAAGTGCAACCGGGATAATCCCGGGCCGGCCAAACGGTTTGACTCCGCATTTCTGGAAAGACTGCAGGACCGGCAGTGGAGAGGGAACGCGCGTGAACTGCAAAACGCGGTACAGCGCGCCTACTATCTATGCGGCTCGGATTGTATTTCCGAATCGGATGCCGTTCAGATTCCGTCCGGGCAGAAGGAAAGCGGCCTCCCGGACCCGCGACCTACGCTCGCCCATGCGTCCGCACCTGCCGATCCTTGTATTGTCAAGAGTATGCAGCAGAGCGAGATAGAGAGCATCCGCCGCGCGCTGGCCGCAAGCGGCGGCAATGTTGTCGGGGCCGCCCGGATGCTGAATATCGGCAAGTCGACCTTGTACCGCAAACTGGCGGAATACGGCATTGGCAGAGATGAATCATGA
- the lpdA gene encoding dihydrolipoyl dehydrogenase, whose translation MKIVVLGGGPGGYVAAIRAAQLGAEVTLVEKKALGGTCLNVGCIPTKVLLHTSELYTALKRESAEIGLDVPQLAVDWKRLQKRKDKVIRINTGGIDALLKKNKVTKIIGTGRFTGVHELEVSKEDGSMQTISFDRAIVATGSVPSRVPIPGTELSDVITSDEALSLPEVPGSLCIIGGGVIGCEFASIYSSLGCKVTIIEMLPELIAVMDRDIVHCLRKEFAAAGVDVHTETRVERIEQTPKGLSITAVAPSGPITIEAEKVLLSIGRRPLTSGLGLEILGVSMKKDAIEVDRNMQTAVPSIYAIGDCVGGIMLAHVASAEGIVAVEHIMGKQAPVDFRTVPSCVYTRPELASVGLTEDGAREQGLEVKTGSFPLQANGKSMIMGETNGLVKYVTDARTGEVLGLHIAGPRATDMIAAGALALRLEATVDEIETTVHAHPTVSEALLEAALAVNHRAIHSH comes from the coding sequence ATGAAAATTGTGGTACTGGGAGGCGGACCGGGCGGTTACGTTGCCGCGATAAGGGCTGCCCAGTTGGGAGCCGAAGTGACCCTTGTGGAAAAAAAAGCTTTGGGCGGAACCTGCCTCAATGTCGGCTGTATTCCGACCAAAGTGCTGCTGCATACATCGGAGCTCTACACGGCGCTTAAGCGTGAATCAGCCGAAATCGGCCTTGACGTTCCGCAGCTTGCGGTGGACTGGAAGAGGCTGCAAAAGCGTAAGGACAAGGTTATCCGGATCAACACCGGCGGAATCGACGCGCTGCTGAAGAAGAACAAAGTGACCAAAATTATCGGCACCGGCCGATTTACCGGCGTGCACGAGCTGGAAGTAAGCAAGGAAGACGGCAGCATGCAGACGATCAGCTTTGACCGCGCCATCGTCGCTACCGGTTCGGTGCCGTCCAGGGTGCCGATTCCAGGGACGGAGCTTTCCGACGTGATTACGAGCGACGAGGCCCTGTCGCTGCCTGAGGTGCCAGGCAGCCTCTGCATTATCGGCGGAGGAGTAATCGGCTGCGAGTTCGCCAGCATATACAGCAGCCTGGGCTGCAAGGTAACGATTATCGAGATGCTGCCGGAGCTGATCGCCGTGATGGACCGGGACATCGTCCATTGCCTGCGGAAAGAATTCGCTGCCGCCGGCGTGGACGTTCACACGGAAACCCGGGTTGAGCGGATCGAACAAACGCCGAAGGGCCTGTCCATAACGGCGGTCGCGCCTTCCGGCCCGATCACCATCGAAGCGGAGAAAGTGCTCCTATCCATTGGCCGCCGTCCGCTGACGTCGGGGCTCGGGCTGGAGATTCTCGGCGTGTCTATGAAGAAGGACGCCATAGAGGTCGACCGCAACATGCAGACAGCGGTGCCGTCCATTTACGCTATCGGCGACTGCGTCGGCGGAATTATGCTGGCGCATGTCGCCTCGGCGGAAGGCATTGTTGCGGTGGAGCATATCATGGGGAAGCAGGCCCCAGTGGATTTCCGGACGGTGCCGTCCTGCGTGTACACAAGGCCGGAGCTGGCTTCGGTCGGGTTGACCGAAGACGGTGCCCGGGAACAAGGATTGGAAGTGAAGACGGGAAGCTTTCCGCTTCAGGCCAACGGTAAATCCATGATTATGGGCGAAACCAATGGTTTGGTCAAATATGTAACCGATGCGCGGACCGGTGAAGTTCTCGGACTTCATATTGCCGGTCCAAGGGCCACGGATATGATCGCGGCCGGCGCGCTGGCGCTTCGGCTGGAAGCGACGGTGGATGAGATCGAAACGACGGTGCATGCGCATCCGACCGTATCCGAAGCTTTGCTCGAAGCGGCGCTTGCCGTGAATCACCGCGCGATCCATTCGCATTAA
- a CDS encoding dihydrolipoamide acetyltransferase family protein, whose amino-acid sequence MAELVVLPKLGLTMTEGTVSNWRKAKGDRVEQGDILFDVETDKISNEIEAKTSGVLREILVEEGTVEVFHPLAIIADAGEDISALLPAGASGKPPEGEAASSGDGASGLAASDADAAAAEDGWAQHSGGRIKASPLARRTAKELGVELSAVKGTGPQGRITDGDVRRYAESGKHGSPKVKISPAAAKEAAALGVNPADIHKDGRIMKADVRAFAATGEAISESAGQAPASVSGSRSAASARNTAAEEQAVSRVPMSAMRKVIAKRMRESVDISPTVTYNMRVDTSALAALRRQLKDLRKITYTDLLVAITAKALLEFPLLNCSIEGNDLVMRNAVHIGVAVGLESGLVVPVVRNAHLKGLGEISDEVRFLAEGARNNSLTPEDMTGGTFTITNLGMYGMESFSPIINQPEVAILGVNAIVDTPVAVNGEVIIKPLMNLSLTADHRAVDGAVAAQFMQRIKAYVENPALLLL is encoded by the coding sequence ATGGCTGAACTTGTCGTATTGCCCAAGCTCGGGCTGACAATGACGGAGGGAACCGTCTCCAATTGGCGAAAGGCCAAGGGAGACCGCGTAGAGCAGGGTGACATTCTGTTCGATGTGGAGACCGATAAAATATCCAATGAAATCGAAGCCAAGACCAGCGGAGTACTAAGGGAGATTCTGGTCGAGGAAGGAACGGTGGAGGTGTTTCATCCGCTGGCGATTATTGCGGACGCGGGCGAGGATATATCCGCGCTGCTCCCGGCGGGCGCCTCCGGCAAGCCGCCAGAAGGAGAAGCGGCGTCTTCCGGCGACGGAGCATCCGGCCTTGCCGCTTCCGATGCGGATGCCGCAGCTGCGGAGGACGGATGGGCGCAGCACAGCGGCGGCCGGATCAAGGCATCGCCGCTGGCGCGGCGGACGGCGAAGGAACTGGGCGTGGAGCTGTCTGCGGTAAAAGGTACGGGGCCGCAGGGCCGGATAACGGACGGCGACGTGCGGCGTTATGCCGAGAGCGGCAAGCACGGGTCGCCGAAGGTCAAGATTTCCCCGGCTGCGGCGAAGGAAGCGGCGGCGCTTGGCGTAAATCCCGCTGACATCCACAAGGACGGCAGAATTATGAAGGCGGATGTCCGCGCTTTTGCCGCTACGGGAGAGGCTATCTCCGAAAGCGCAGGCCAGGCTCCCGCCTCCGTATCCGGCTCCCGGTCAGCGGCTTCGGCACGGAATACGGCTGCGGAGGAGCAGGCCGTGTCGCGGGTTCCGATGAGCGCCATGCGGAAGGTGATTGCCAAACGGATGCGCGAAAGCGTTGATATTTCACCAACCGTCACCTACAACATGCGGGTGGATACCTCCGCGCTCGCCGCCCTTAGACGGCAGCTGAAAGATTTGCGGAAGATCACTTACACCGATCTGCTGGTCGCGATTACCGCCAAAGCGCTGCTCGAATTCCCGCTGCTTAATTGCTCCATCGAAGGCAACGACCTCGTTATGAGAAACGCGGTTCACATTGGCGTGGCTGTCGGCCTGGAGAGCGGTTTGGTCGTGCCGGTTGTCCGTAACGCCCATCTGAAAGGTCTGGGCGAAATCTCGGATGAAGTGCGCTTCCTTGCCGAAGGCGCGAGAAACAATAGTCTGACCCCGGAAGACATGACCGGCGGCACTTTTACCATAACCAATCTCGGGATGTATGGTATGGAATCCTTCTCCCCGATTATCAATCAGCCCGAAGTGGCGATACTCGGCGTAAATGCCATCGTTGATACGCCGGTTGCCGTGAATGGCGAAGTCATTATCAAGCCGCTGATGAATCTCAGCCTGACGGCGGATCACCGGGCGGTGGACGGCGCGGTTGCGGCGCAGTTTATGCAGAGAATCAAGGCGTACGTGGAGAATCCGGCGCTGCTGCTGCTGTGA
- a CDS encoding alpha-ketoacid dehydrogenase subunit beta, which yields MRKITYGEGIREALREKMLENKNVVLLGEDVGPYGGTFGVTKGLWEQFGEERVRDTPISEGIIVGASVGAAATGLRPVAELMFIDFLTFGMDGLVNQAAKMRYMFGGKISVPLVLRLPAGGGISAGAQHSGSLEAWVTHVPGLKVVYPSNAADAWGLMLTAIDDDNPVVYIESKVLYSQKSEVPDKVTKVPFGSAAIAREGADVSIITYGKQVHDALKAAAALAKDGIEAEVIDLRSLYPLDKETIFGSVAKTHRALVVTEEVKRGGYGGELSALISEQCFDELDAPVVRIGALDSPVPYSQVLESLVLPSVADIVKGCKEMF from the coding sequence ATGAGAAAAATAACCTATGGCGAGGGCATCCGCGAAGCCCTGCGGGAGAAAATGCTGGAGAACAAGAACGTCGTTCTGCTGGGCGAGGATGTCGGCCCTTACGGCGGCACCTTCGGCGTCACGAAAGGGCTGTGGGAGCAGTTCGGCGAAGAGCGGGTGCGCGACACACCGATTTCGGAAGGGATTATTGTCGGCGCTTCGGTGGGTGCTGCGGCAACGGGACTCCGGCCGGTGGCGGAGCTGATGTTCATTGATTTTCTAACCTTCGGCATGGATGGGCTGGTAAACCAGGCGGCCAAGATGAGATATATGTTCGGCGGCAAAATCTCCGTTCCGCTCGTGCTGCGTCTCCCCGCAGGCGGCGGCATCAGCGCCGGAGCGCAGCACTCCGGTTCCCTTGAGGCGTGGGTGACGCATGTGCCCGGGCTCAAGGTTGTGTATCCGTCTAATGCTGCGGATGCGTGGGGCCTGATGCTGACCGCCATCGACGACGACAATCCCGTGGTCTATATCGAGAGCAAGGTGCTGTACTCGCAAAAAAGTGAAGTGCCGGATAAGGTGACCAAGGTACCTTTTGGCTCGGCGGCTATTGCGCGGGAAGGCGCCGATGTCTCGATCATCACCTATGGCAAGCAGGTTCATGACGCGCTGAAGGCGGCGGCCGCGCTCGCCAAAGACGGCATCGAGGCCGAGGTGATAGACCTCCGGTCGCTCTATCCGCTGGATAAAGAGACGATCTTTGGGTCCGTCGCCAAGACGCACCGGGCGCTGGTCGTGACGGAGGAAGTGAAGCGCGGCGGCTATGGCGGCGAGCTGTCGGCGCTCATTTCGGAGCAGTGCTTCGATGAGCTGGACGCTCCTGTTGTGCGGATCGGCGCGCTGGATTCTCCGGTTCCATACTCCCAGGTATTAGAGTCGCTGGTGCTTCCAAGTGTGGCGGATATTGTCAAAGGCTGCAAAGAGATGTTCTAA
- a CDS encoding thiamine pyrophosphate-dependent dehydrogenase E1 component subunit alpha has product MYRKMLRIRKFEKTASVFFAEGKIPGFVHLYIGEEAIAVGACANLRDDDYITSTHRGHGHIVAKGGNLKYMMAELFGKETGYCKGKGGSMHIADAELGILGANGIVGAGHLIATGSAWSAQYRGTDQVSVCFFGDASTNQSTFHEAMNLASLWKLPVIFVCENNLYGISVSQARHQNIKDISQRAIGYGMPALSADGNDVLTVYEQVGEAVSRARAGEGPTLLEFKTYRQHGHFEGDPGAYRPKEEVEAWLQKDPIPRFESHLLGSGILTEEELETVRSEVDEEIREALEFADASPHPAPESSVQDIYSDLIEEARIR; this is encoded by the coding sequence ATGTACCGGAAAATGCTGAGAATTCGCAAGTTTGAAAAGACGGCCTCGGTGTTCTTCGCGGAAGGCAAGATTCCGGGCTTTGTGCATTTATATATCGGTGAAGAGGCCATTGCGGTCGGCGCTTGCGCGAACTTAAGAGACGACGATTATATTACCAGCACCCACCGGGGGCATGGGCATATCGTCGCTAAAGGCGGCAATTTGAAGTACATGATGGCGGAATTGTTCGGCAAAGAGACGGGTTACTGTAAAGGAAAAGGAGGGTCCATGCACATTGCCGACGCGGAACTGGGCATCCTTGGCGCTAACGGCATCGTCGGGGCCGGACATCTGATCGCTACGGGGTCGGCCTGGAGCGCGCAGTACAGAGGCACCGACCAGGTGAGCGTATGCTTTTTTGGAGACGCTTCCACCAATCAAAGCACCTTCCACGAGGCGATGAATCTAGCCAGTCTGTGGAAGCTTCCGGTTATTTTCGTCTGCGAGAACAATTTGTATGGCATCTCCGTCAGCCAGGCGAGACACCAGAATATTAAGGACATTTCGCAGCGGGCGATCGGGTACGGCATGCCTGCGCTCTCGGCGGACGGCAACGATGTGCTCACGGTCTATGAGCAGGTGGGCGAAGCGGTGAGCCGGGCGCGTGCGGGCGAAGGACCGACGCTGCTGGAATTTAAAACGTACAGACAGCATGGCCATTTTGAAGGCGATCCGGGCGCTTACCGGCCTAAGGAGGAAGTAGAGGCATGGCTGCAAAAGGACCCGATTCCAAGATTCGAAAGCCATCTGCTAGGAAGCGGTATCCTGACGGAGGAGGAGCTTGAGACGGTCCGCAGCGAGGTGGATGAAGAAATCCGGGAAGCGCTGGAGTTCGCCGATGCTAGCCCCCATCCCGCTCCGGAGTCTTCCGTGCAGGACATTTACTCCGATTTGATTGAGGAGGCGCGAATCAGATGA
- a CDS encoding alpha/beta hydrolase produces MERCLFIHGFTGGIFEIEPLSEYLNQHQYLTRTFTLKGHTGRRADMRRATREDWYHQAGGELEQFAESGEGVHIIGFSMGALIASRLAVRYKSLVQSLTLLAAPVFPLNPGEIVKTLGSLSMLKNYVSKFGSTPIHANREFNHIVRESFDLFPQIEAPTLIVQGTRDHLVKTKSAAYLERHIASPVKEVLLVERSGHMLCYCEEKDKVMDEVLQFIRGAS; encoded by the coding sequence ATGGAACGCTGTCTGTTTATCCACGGATTTACCGGGGGTATTTTTGAAATCGAGCCTCTGTCGGAATATTTGAACCAGCATCAATATCTAACCCGAACGTTCACGCTAAAAGGGCACACCGGCCGAAGGGCCGATATGCGGCGGGCCACCCGAGAGGATTGGTACCATCAGGCCGGGGGCGAGCTGGAGCAGTTTGCGGAGAGCGGGGAGGGCGTGCATATCATCGGCTTTTCGATGGGGGCGTTAATCGCTTCCCGTCTGGCCGTCCGCTACAAAAGCCTCGTCCAATCGCTGACCCTGCTCGCCGCGCCGGTCTTCCCGCTGAATCCGGGCGAGATTGTAAAGACGCTAGGAAGCCTTTCGATGCTGAAGAATTATGTGAGCAAGTTCGGCTCGACGCCGATTCATGCCAACCGCGAATTTAACCATATTGTCCGGGAGAGCTTTGACCTGTTCCCGCAGATCGAGGCGCCGACGCTCATTGTGCAGGGAACGAGAGACCATCTCGTCAAAACCAAGAGTGCGGCCTATTTGGAGCGGCATATCGCTTCTCCCGTCAAGGAAGTTCTGCTGGTCGAACGCAGCGGCCATATGCTGTGCTACTGCGAGGAGAAGGACAAGGTCATGGATGAGGTTCTCCAATTCATCCGCGGCGCTTCCTGA